In Luteolibacter rhizosphaerae, the following proteins share a genomic window:
- a CDS encoding DEAD/DEAH box helicase — MILLDPAKLSNPTSNDEVLSVFLDYLIETEVEPYDHQEQAILELFAGNNVILNTPTGSGKSLVALAMHFKAICQNRKSYYTVPIKALANEKFLSLCHVFGPEKVGMITGDATVNPGAPVICCTAEILANLALREGAQAEVDDVIMDEFHYYSDASRGFAWQVPLLTLPQARFLLMSATLGETAFFEETLTKLTGAPTTLVKSEQRPVPLEFDYSETPLEEKVGELVEQNKAPVYLVHFTQLACAQTAQNLTSSNFCTKEEKQRIAEVLHDANFRSPYGKEVSKLLRHGIGIHHAGLLPKYRILVEKLAQRGLLKVICGTDTLGVGVNVPIRTVLFTQLFKYDGSSTKTLAVRDFKQICGRAGRRGFDHIGYVVCQAPEHVIENLRLEKKASSSGKKSFVKRKPPEKGFVNWDEKAYRRLIDAPPEKLVSSFQVRHSMLLNVLSREHEDGCDALRKIIRNSHETAAKKKAHKKRAFQIFRGLVEGNILRIIPPAERKGPVKVALNVELQEDFSMNQALGLYLLDAVPQLDRESPDYALNVISLVEAILENPEVILRRQVDLLKGELIGQLKNEGVEYEERMARLEEVEWPKPGKDFIYDTYNAFVAERPWMKEAAVRPKSIAREMFEHWQSFEDYVKTYGLEKSEAVLLRHLSEVYKVLSQTVPPMAKTEELVEAEEYFFEILRGVDSSLLDEWEKLKNPDYVPEEEKPPEQRKHVAFTRNRPAFTRALRNAVFTLVKAFAEENTAAVLAQVEPADGDGTAWNAGRVEGLLDAYFAEHLRIRLDPEARAAKHSRIDDEEPRRWKVEQILVDPDEHNDWMLKLTVDLDRSDAEERPVLVLEGMETIA; from the coding sequence ATGATTTTGCTCGATCCTGCCAAGCTCTCGAATCCGACCTCGAATGACGAGGTGCTGAGCGTCTTCCTGGACTACCTGATCGAGACGGAGGTGGAGCCCTACGACCATCAGGAGCAGGCGATCCTGGAGCTTTTCGCGGGAAACAACGTGATCCTGAACACGCCGACGGGATCGGGGAAGTCGCTGGTGGCACTGGCGATGCATTTCAAGGCGATCTGCCAGAACCGGAAGTCCTACTACACGGTGCCGATCAAGGCGCTGGCGAACGAGAAGTTCCTCTCGCTGTGCCATGTCTTCGGGCCGGAGAAGGTGGGCATGATCACGGGCGATGCGACCGTGAATCCCGGCGCGCCGGTGATCTGCTGCACGGCGGAGATCCTGGCGAATCTGGCGCTGCGCGAGGGTGCGCAGGCGGAGGTGGATGACGTGATCATGGACGAGTTCCACTACTACTCGGATGCGTCTCGCGGCTTCGCTTGGCAGGTGCCGCTGCTGACCCTGCCGCAGGCGAGGTTCCTGCTGATGTCCGCCACGCTGGGGGAAACGGCTTTCTTTGAGGAGACGCTGACCAAGCTGACGGGTGCGCCGACGACGCTGGTGAAATCCGAGCAGCGTCCGGTGCCGCTGGAGTTCGACTACAGCGAGACGCCGCTGGAGGAGAAAGTCGGGGAGCTGGTGGAGCAGAACAAGGCGCCGGTGTATTTGGTGCACTTCACCCAGCTGGCCTGCGCGCAGACGGCGCAGAACCTGACGAGCTCGAACTTCTGCACGAAAGAAGAGAAGCAGCGGATCGCCGAGGTGTTGCACGATGCGAATTTCCGCAGCCCCTACGGGAAGGAGGTCTCGAAGCTGTTGCGGCACGGGATCGGCATTCATCACGCCGGCCTGCTGCCGAAGTACCGGATCCTGGTCGAGAAGCTGGCGCAACGCGGCCTGCTGAAGGTGATCTGCGGGACGGACACGCTGGGGGTGGGGGTGAACGTGCCGATCCGCACGGTGCTCTTCACGCAGCTATTCAAGTACGACGGAAGTAGTACGAAGACGCTGGCGGTGCGGGACTTCAAGCAGATCTGCGGGCGTGCCGGGCGGAGGGGCTTCGACCACATCGGCTACGTGGTCTGCCAGGCACCGGAGCACGTGATCGAGAACCTGCGGCTGGAGAAGAAGGCGTCCTCTTCGGGCAAGAAAAGCTTCGTGAAACGAAAGCCGCCGGAGAAGGGCTTCGTGAACTGGGACGAGAAGGCTTACCGACGGCTGATCGATGCACCGCCGGAGAAGCTGGTATCGAGCTTTCAGGTGCGGCACTCGATGCTGCTGAACGTGCTAAGCCGCGAGCATGAGGACGGCTGCGACGCCCTGCGGAAGATCATCCGGAACAGCCACGAGACGGCGGCGAAGAAGAAGGCGCACAAGAAGCGGGCCTTTCAGATCTTCCGCGGGTTGGTGGAGGGAAACATCCTGCGGATCATCCCGCCGGCCGAGCGCAAGGGCCCGGTGAAGGTCGCGCTGAACGTGGAGCTGCAAGAGGATTTCTCGATGAACCAAGCGCTCGGGCTGTATCTGCTTGATGCAGTGCCGCAGCTCGACCGGGAATCGCCGGACTATGCGCTGAACGTGATCTCGCTCGTCGAGGCGATCCTGGAGAATCCGGAAGTGATCCTGCGGCGGCAGGTGGACTTGCTGAAGGGCGAGTTGATCGGCCAGTTGAAGAACGAGGGCGTGGAGTATGAAGAGCGGATGGCCCGGCTCGAAGAGGTCGAGTGGCCGAAGCCCGGGAAGGATTTCATTTACGACACCTACAACGCCTTCGTGGCCGAGCGGCCGTGGATGAAGGAGGCGGCGGTGCGGCCGAAGTCGATTGCCCGGGAGATGTTCGAGCACTGGCAGTCCTTCGAGGACTATGTGAAAACCTACGGGCTGGAGAAGAGCGAAGCGGTGCTGCTACGGCATCTCTCGGAGGTCTACAAGGTGCTCTCGCAGACCGTGCCGCCGATGGCGAAGACCGAGGAACTGGTCGAGGCGGAGGAATACTTTTTCGAGATCCTGCGCGGGGTGGATTCGAGCCTGCTCGACGAGTGGGAGAAACTGAAGAATCCCGACTATGTCCCGGAGGAGGAGAAGCCGCCGGAGCAGCGGAAGCATGTCGCCTTCACGCGGAATCGCCCGGCCTTCACGCGGGCGCTGCGGAATGCGGTGTTCACCTTGGTCAAGGCGTTCGCCGAGGAGAATACCGCGGCGGTGCTGGCCCAGGTGGAACCGGCGGACGGCGATGGGACCGCGTGGAATGCGGGGCGGGTGGAGGGCTTGTTGGATGCCTACTTCGCGGAGCACCTCAGGATCCGTCTGGACCCGGAAGCGCGGGCGGCCAAGCACTCGCGGATCGACGACGAAGAGCCGCGGCGCTGGAAGGTCGAGCAGATTCTGGTGGACCCGGACGAGCACAACGACTGGATGCTAAAGCTGACGGTGGATCTGGACCGGAGTGACGCGGAGGAAAGGCCGGTGCTGGTGTTGGAGGGGATGGAGACGATCGCGTGA
- a CDS encoding SpoIIE family protein phosphatase yields MKLSNMGLRGKFALALAIAALIPFLVGLVVLETFGFRHLLATKGRLHEAEARATARSLERSVEFQAGNFWSWVAADPALLDYLSGLVTGAEPDMKATEARWKEMSEDDPVLREILGNPGTNSLLRFATSHKTVAEVLVADTTGRLVAASQKASDYDQSDEAWWSVGRTLPESGMWTDSLHFDESAGVFSLDLVLPIHRKGELKGVAKLVLDVTPLFSQLRTSRDDSGGQLEILLPDSRVLARSGATGYEAQGTTLDPDAMLVIRAARNGWTLNHPGNSPEERMSGFASIESRGSDRRRSEPDGYVLFSSPKDEVVAPLRRQVVLIGLAAGLATGVCLLGGYALVNRKILKPISALGQAARSVAATAHLRTDVGMSETEAFALRKTAEEDLHRIRSIQTGDEVQELAEDFGAMTDRVMRYHRELEAEVDAKTSLIREELEMAREFQTALMPTSFPETPAHLAKDPLRLGFAHFYQPASTVGGDFFDLLELDEHRTGVLIADVMGHGARSALVTAILRALVRNHVASAHDPGAFLGILNRELFEVIERSHQTLFVTAFFLVLDTKEAKASWAVAGHPAPLRARRSTGNPPQLLWSGAQRQPALGLMPATAYQTANSSIRAGDVFLLYTDGVVEAENPSGKDFGIQRLVATFDEALDGPLAAMPAKVICEVAAFQKRRHHDDDVCVVAVEVSPGAVSEPVTGPGMLAGSVPRGA; encoded by the coding sequence GTGAAATTGAGCAATATGGGACTGCGCGGAAAGTTCGCCCTGGCACTGGCGATCGCAGCCCTGATTCCGTTTCTGGTAGGGCTGGTGGTTCTGGAAACCTTCGGGTTCCGGCATTTGCTGGCCACCAAGGGGCGCTTGCACGAGGCGGAGGCGCGGGCGACCGCACGGTCGCTGGAGCGCTCGGTGGAGTTCCAGGCGGGCAATTTCTGGAGCTGGGTGGCGGCGGATCCGGCCCTGCTCGATTATCTCTCCGGGCTGGTGACCGGGGCTGAACCGGACATGAAGGCCACCGAGGCGAGGTGGAAGGAGATGTCGGAGGATGACCCGGTGCTGCGCGAGATTCTGGGGAACCCGGGAACCAACAGCCTGCTGCGATTCGCGACCTCGCACAAAACGGTGGCGGAGGTGCTGGTGGCGGATACCACCGGGCGTTTGGTGGCGGCTTCGCAAAAGGCCAGCGACTACGATCAATCGGACGAGGCGTGGTGGAGCGTGGGTCGCACCCTGCCGGAAAGCGGGATGTGGACGGACTCGCTGCACTTCGACGAGAGCGCCGGGGTATTCTCGCTGGATCTGGTGCTGCCGATTCACCGCAAGGGCGAGCTGAAGGGGGTGGCGAAGCTGGTGCTGGATGTCACCCCGCTGTTCTCGCAACTCCGGACCTCACGCGACGACAGCGGCGGGCAACTGGAGATCCTGCTGCCGGACAGCCGGGTGCTGGCCCGCTCCGGTGCGACCGGCTATGAGGCGCAGGGGACCACGCTGGACCCTGATGCGATGCTGGTCATCCGCGCGGCCCGGAATGGCTGGACCCTGAATCATCCGGGGAACAGCCCGGAGGAGCGGATGAGTGGGTTCGCCTCGATCGAATCGCGGGGATCGGACCGGCGGCGCTCGGAGCCGGATGGCTACGTGCTCTTTTCTTCACCGAAGGACGAGGTGGTCGCCCCTCTGCGGCGGCAGGTTGTCCTGATCGGTCTGGCCGCGGGACTGGCCACCGGGGTGTGTTTGCTGGGCGGCTACGCCTTGGTGAACCGGAAGATCCTCAAGCCGATCTCGGCGCTGGGGCAGGCGGCCCGCTCGGTGGCCGCCACCGCCCATCTGCGCACCGATGTCGGCATGTCCGAGACGGAGGCCTTCGCGCTGCGGAAGACGGCGGAAGAGGATCTGCACCGGATCCGCTCGATCCAAACGGGCGACGAGGTGCAGGAACTGGCGGAGGACTTCGGCGCGATGACCGACCGGGTGATGCGCTATCACCGGGAGCTGGAGGCGGAGGTGGATGCCAAGACCTCCCTGATCCGGGAGGAACTGGAGATGGCGCGCGAGTTCCAGACCGCGCTCATGCCGACGAGTTTCCCGGAGACGCCCGCGCATCTGGCGAAGGACCCGCTGCGGCTGGGCTTCGCGCACTTCTACCAGCCGGCCTCGACAGTGGGCGGGGATTTCTTCGATCTGCTGGAGCTGGATGAGCACCGCACCGGCGTGCTGATCGCGGATGTGATGGGGCACGGGGCCCGCTCGGCGCTGGTCACGGCGATCCTGCGGGCGCTGGTGCGGAATCACGTGGCCTCCGCTCACGATCCGGGGGCGTTCCTCGGGATCCTGAACCGCGAGCTCTTCGAGGTGATCGAGCGCAGCCACCAGACCCTGTTTGTGACCGCCTTCTTCCTGGTGCTGGATACCAAGGAGGCGAAGGCGAGCTGGGCGGTGGCAGGGCACCCTGCCCCCCTGCGGGCGCGGCGCAGCACCGGCAATCCGCCCCAACTACTGTGGAGCGGCGCGCAGCGGCAGCCTGCGCTGGGCCTGATGCCCGCCACGGCCTACCAGACGGCGAATTCCTCGATCCGGGCGGGGGATGTCTTCCTGCTCTACACGGACGGGGTGGTGGAGGCGGAGAATCCCTCCGGGAAGGATTTCGGCATCCAACGGCTGGTCGCGACCTTCGACGAGGCCCTCGACGGCCCGCTGGCCGCCATGCCGGCCAAGGTGATTTGCGAGGTGGCGGCCTTCCAGAAGCGGCGTCACCACGACGACGACGTGTGCGTGGTGGCGGTGGAGGTGAGCCCCGGGGCAGTGTCGGAACCGGTGACGGGTCCGGGGATGCTGGCAGGATCGGTCCCACGCGGTGCTTGA
- a CDS encoding phosphoglycerate kinase, translating into MAKLSIRDLDVNGKEVLMRVDFNVPLEDGAITDDTRIQAAVPSIKHLLAGGAKLVLASHLGRPKGGPEAKFSLAPAAVRLGEILGQDVKLAPDSIGEETAALRAALQPGQVLLLENTRFYPAEEANESDYAKALAGSAEIYVNDAFGTAHRAHASTEGVTHFIPKSAMGFLMERELEYLDGKLQNPERPFLVIMGGSKVSDKIQVISKLMEKADAFLIGGAMANTFRKAQGYKTGNSRVEADKLDLALDLLATAKDKGVGFLLPADTRITQEFKEGAETKGTGAYEQGGETPDGWEGIDIGDIAIDEFVKEVAKAKTIIWNGPMGVFEIDSFGKGTKAIAEAMAKSDAVTIVGGGDSVTAVNKYGLDDEMTFISTGGGASLELLEGKVLPGVAALSEA; encoded by the coding sequence ATGGCCAAGCTTTCGATCCGCGACCTCGATGTGAATGGTAAAGAAGTCCTCATGCGTGTGGACTTCAACGTCCCGCTCGAAGACGGCGCGATCACCGACGATACCCGCATCCAGGCAGCGGTGCCTTCCATCAAGCATTTGCTGGCTGGTGGTGCCAAGCTGGTGCTGGCCTCCCACCTCGGTCGCCCGAAGGGTGGCCCGGAAGCGAAGTTCTCGCTGGCTCCCGCTGCGGTCCGCCTCGGTGAGATCCTCGGCCAGGACGTGAAGCTTGCTCCGGACAGCATCGGCGAGGAGACCGCCGCCCTGCGCGCCGCACTGCAGCCCGGCCAGGTGCTGCTGCTGGAGAACACCCGCTTCTACCCCGCGGAAGAAGCGAACGAGTCCGATTACGCGAAGGCTCTCGCCGGCTCCGCCGAGATCTACGTGAACGACGCCTTCGGCACCGCGCACCGCGCCCACGCTTCCACGGAAGGCGTGACCCACTTCATCCCGAAGAGCGCCATGGGCTTCCTGATGGAGCGCGAGCTCGAGTATCTCGACGGCAAGCTGCAGAATCCCGAGCGCCCCTTCCTCGTGATCATGGGCGGCTCCAAGGTTTCCGATAAGATCCAAGTGATCTCCAAGCTGATGGAGAAGGCGGATGCCTTCCTGATCGGCGGCGCGATGGCCAATACCTTCCGCAAGGCTCAGGGCTACAAGACCGGCAACAGCCGCGTGGAAGCCGACAAGCTGGACCTCGCGCTCGACCTGCTGGCGACCGCGAAGGACAAGGGCGTGGGCTTCCTGCTGCCCGCCGATACCCGCATCACCCAGGAATTCAAGGAAGGTGCCGAGACCAAGGGCACCGGTGCCTACGAGCAGGGCGGCGAAACGCCGGACGGCTGGGAAGGCATCGACATCGGCGATATCGCCATCGATGAATTCGTGAAGGAAGTGGCCAAGGCCAAAACGATCATCTGGAACGGCCCGATGGGCGTGTTCGAGATCGACAGCTTCGGCAAGGGCACCAAGGCGATCGCCGAGGCCATGGCCAAGAGCGATGCCGTGACCATCGTGGGCGGTGGCGATTCCGTCACCGCTGTGAACAAATACGGTCTGGACGATGAGATGACCTTCATCTCCACCGGCGGCGGCGCGTCGCTGGAATTGCTTGAAGGAAAGGTGCTTCCCGGTGTGGCGGCGCTCTCCGAAGCTTGA
- the tpiA gene encoding triose-phosphate isomerase, translating into MFRKPIFAANWKMNKGPSETEDFARSFLSKVQNRTFPCDIVIAPPFVSLSKAAEILGNVSSIALAAQNCSQFDSGAYTGEISAMMLKEFFVHYVILGHSERRAIYGETDEVINAKVRKARELNMKPIFCIGETLEEREAGKLEKVLRTQVSAGLQGLSERDLLDTVIAYEPVWAIGTGVTASAAQAQEAHAFVRSLVAEQFGADSAAKIRIQYGGSVKPSNAAELMACPDIDGALIGGASLEPQSFLDIIEKGAPA; encoded by the coding sequence ATGTTCCGCAAGCCCATCTTTGCCGCCAACTGGAAGATGAACAAGGGGCCCTCCGAAACGGAGGACTTCGCCCGTAGTTTCCTTTCCAAGGTTCAGAACCGCACTTTCCCCTGCGATATCGTGATCGCGCCTCCCTTCGTTTCGCTGTCGAAGGCGGCGGAGATCCTGGGGAATGTCTCGAGCATCGCGCTCGCCGCCCAGAATTGCTCGCAGTTCGATTCCGGTGCCTACACCGGTGAGATCAGCGCGATGATGCTGAAGGAATTCTTCGTGCACTACGTGATCCTCGGTCACAGCGAGCGCCGCGCGATCTACGGTGAGACGGATGAAGTGATCAACGCGAAGGTCCGCAAGGCCCGCGAGTTGAACATGAAGCCGATCTTCTGCATCGGCGAAACGCTCGAGGAGCGCGAGGCCGGCAAGCTGGAGAAGGTGCTGCGCACCCAGGTCAGCGCCGGTCTGCAGGGTCTCTCCGAGCGCGACCTGCTCGATACGGTGATCGCTTACGAGCCGGTCTGGGCGATCGGCACCGGCGTGACCGCCTCGGCAGCGCAGGCTCAGGAGGCACACGCTTTCGTCCGTTCGCTGGTGGCGGAGCAGTTCGGCGCGGACAGCGCGGCGAAGATCCGGATCCAGTACGGTGGCTCGGTGAAGCCCAGCAACGCGGCCGAACTTATGGCCTGCCCGGACATCGACGGCGCACTGATCGGTGGTGCCTCGCTGGAGCCGCAGAGCTTCCTCGATATCATCGAGAAGGGTGCTCCGGCCTAA
- a CDS encoding FG-GAP repeat protein — MTSRSRLLAITLCLGASLAAFIPVKQRLHSHPQRSSGDSPRVHDSTIPHQTKARGEGILTESQPDGPAYGFREEQGGQAFAAENFAYQMDVKCHQDGITITPSGDHALAPAWSFSLAKPQAGQSMLTAENGRVAYQHGPHQEEWFVNSTKGVEHGMTLATAISSQDEPLIIEFAVDSSLKGEQAGSNHLVFSNDAGVPTLRYEQLFAFDAKGRDIPTALAWNEDRSTISWRVDHQGFEYPITIDPIIATFSQTLLPPTLSNGSFGDSIAIVGNFMAVGSPSLSRVYLYEKNAGTWEIFSRKNFLVSTASNGGAFGTKVLMPDLNTIIVSDITYDAPTSSGGTNDNQGAIFVFGRNVGGDNSWGLIKQFTITDPLLPNGKLADRLGTVMVCNGTTLAANAIPDAGSYDTAMKSIYLFEKDRGGIDNWGQVPNVRVESLGFASGFTYGHTFDLEGDLLVVGSSAENYQASSSSPIVQFQGAIYLYGRNQGGTNQWGLLPNGRRYAADGLFGDLFGRSVSISGDIIAVGADSVDLSASQADAGAVYRLSRNQGGTGAWGFLPGRITAADAAAGDGFGAFVELLGDVLAVRASGDDVAGTNNAGSVYLFERNLGGPNNFGAVSGGKFSIDNVSNIVKVNSPVFLSPGHLAFSTNPSTGNSSLSIVNLSGTLAPATLGPITFSPQGVVSFTPVAAGNYQLRTSTNLSTWSNQGAAQVGAANASLTWNAGAPTPGTKRFYRVESP, encoded by the coding sequence ATGACTTCGAGGTCCCGTCTGCTCGCCATCACCCTTTGCCTCGGGGCTTCCCTCGCGGCATTCATCCCGGTGAAGCAGCGTCTCCACTCCCACCCGCAGAGATCCTCCGGTGATTCTCCGCGTGTCCACGATTCCACGATTCCCCATCAAACAAAGGCTCGAGGTGAAGGAATCTTGACGGAAAGCCAGCCCGATGGGCCCGCCTACGGGTTCCGCGAAGAGCAAGGCGGCCAGGCCTTCGCCGCGGAGAACTTCGCCTATCAGATGGATGTGAAGTGCCATCAGGATGGCATCACCATCACACCTTCCGGCGATCATGCCCTCGCTCCCGCATGGTCGTTCAGCTTGGCCAAGCCGCAGGCAGGTCAGTCGATGCTCACTGCCGAGAATGGCAGGGTGGCCTATCAGCACGGGCCTCATCAGGAGGAGTGGTTCGTCAATTCCACCAAGGGCGTTGAACATGGCATGACACTCGCCACAGCGATCTCCTCGCAGGATGAGCCGTTAATCATCGAGTTCGCCGTAGACTCCTCGCTGAAGGGCGAGCAAGCGGGAAGCAATCACTTGGTCTTCAGCAACGACGCCGGTGTGCCGACGCTGCGCTACGAGCAGCTCTTCGCCTTCGATGCGAAGGGGCGCGACATTCCCACCGCGCTGGCATGGAACGAGGATCGATCGACGATCTCGTGGCGCGTGGATCACCAGGGCTTCGAGTATCCGATCACCATTGATCCGATCATCGCCACCTTCTCGCAGACCTTGCTACCGCCGACCTTGTCGAACGGCAGCTTCGGCGACTCCATTGCGATCGTCGGCAACTTCATGGCAGTGGGATCACCCAGCTTGAGCCGGGTGTATCTCTACGAGAAAAACGCGGGGACTTGGGAAATCTTCAGCCGCAAGAACTTCCTCGTCTCCACCGCGAGCAACGGCGGCGCTTTTGGCACGAAGGTGCTGATGCCCGATCTCAACACGATCATAGTCTCGGATATCACCTATGACGCTCCTACTTCCTCGGGCGGCACGAATGATAATCAGGGAGCCATCTTCGTCTTCGGCCGGAACGTCGGCGGGGACAACAGTTGGGGTTTGATCAAGCAGTTCACGATCACCGATCCGCTCTTGCCGAACGGGAAACTGGCCGACCGTCTCGGAACCGTGATGGTGTGCAACGGGACCACGCTTGCAGCGAATGCCATTCCCGATGCGGGCTCCTACGATACCGCGATGAAGTCGATCTACCTCTTCGAGAAGGACCGCGGTGGCATCGATAACTGGGGCCAGGTGCCCAACGTGCGGGTTGAGAGCCTCGGCTTCGCCAGCGGCTTCACCTACGGGCATACCTTCGACTTGGAAGGCGACCTTTTGGTGGTGGGTTCCTCCGCGGAGAACTATCAAGCGAGCTCCAGTTCGCCGATCGTCCAGTTTCAGGGTGCAATCTACCTCTATGGCCGGAACCAAGGCGGCACGAACCAATGGGGACTGCTGCCCAATGGCAGGCGCTATGCGGCGGACGGCCTGTTCGGAGACCTCTTCGGGCGCTCCGTGTCGATCTCGGGCGATATCATCGCGGTCGGTGCGGATAGCGTGGATCTCTCCGCGTCCCAAGCGGATGCGGGAGCGGTTTACCGCCTTTCCCGCAATCAAGGCGGCACTGGTGCATGGGGCTTCCTTCCCGGACGGATCACGGCGGCGGATGCGGCGGCTGGGGACGGCTTCGGAGCCTTCGTCGAGCTTCTCGGGGATGTGCTCGCGGTGCGGGCATCCGGCGATGATGTAGCCGGCACGAACAACGCCGGCTCGGTCTACCTCTTCGAGCGGAATCTCGGCGGGCCTAACAACTTCGGTGCCGTGTCCGGTGGGAAGTTCTCGATCGATAACGTCTCGAACATCGTGAAGGTGAACAGCCCGGTCTTCCTCTCGCCGGGGCACCTCGCGTTCTCGACCAATCCCTCCACGGGGAACTCTTCGCTCAGCATCGTGAACCTGAGCGGCACCCTGGCACCGGCCACGCTGGGTCCGATCACCTTCAGCCCGCAAGGCGTGGTGAGCTTCACGCCCGTGGCCGCGGGCAACTATCAGCTGCGGACCAGCACCAACCTCAGCACCTGGTCCAATCAAGGCGCGGCACAGGTCGGCGCGGCGAATGCCAGTCTGACTTGGAACGCCGGAGCCCCGACCCCGGGGACCAAGCGATTCTACCGGGTGGAGAGCCCGTGA
- a CDS encoding 3-keto-disaccharide hydrolase has product MKAHLLLASLLFPTIAIAAPEKVFNGTGLEGWKVQGADYWTVAEGVLKGESDDKKQNSVLWSEKSFKDFTVELDFKFSGDVDSGIFLRHENEQIQIGTSRSLKRDLTASPYIGSKRGYPQEAAGVKELLKADDWNHMKIVAKGKTYTVSLNGEQVIEYVSDTAKESGPIGLQIHPGVKMKIEFKNLTVDSL; this is encoded by the coding sequence ATGAAAGCTCACTTGTTGCTCGCATCCCTGCTGTTCCCGACCATCGCCATCGCCGCACCGGAGAAAGTCTTCAACGGGACCGGACTCGAAGGCTGGAAAGTCCAGGGCGCCGACTACTGGACCGTGGCCGAGGGTGTGCTGAAGGGCGAGAGCGATGACAAGAAGCAGAACTCCGTGCTGTGGTCGGAGAAGAGCTTCAAGGACTTCACGGTCGAGCTCGACTTCAAGTTCTCCGGCGACGTGGACTCCGGCATCTTCCTACGCCACGAGAACGAGCAGATCCAGATCGGCACCTCCCGTTCGCTCAAGCGCGACCTGACCGCCTCGCCCTACATCGGCTCGAAGCGCGGCTACCCGCAGGAAGCCGCCGGGGTGAAGGAACTCCTGAAGGCGGACGACTGGAACCACATGAAGATCGTGGCGAAGGGCAAGACCTACACCGTCTCCCTGAATGGCGAGCAGGTCATCGAATACGTCTCCGACACCGCCAAGGAATCCGGCCCGATCGGCCTGCAGATCCACCCCGGCGTGAAGATGAAGATCGAGTTCAAGAACCTCACCGTGGACTCGCTGTAA
- a CDS encoding serine hydrolase domain-containing protein: MKPFSRLVFVSALSGFSVLPLAAQDARAKSATLAVAAMDKAIADKEIAGSVTLVAGKEGVIFSSTNGFSDLEKKTPMAKDAMFWIASMTKPVTGTAVMMMQDAGKLSVDDPVSKYIPAFKDLKDKDGKPVTVTIKQCLTHSSGLSEVSPEESGDIASLEALMPLIVAKPVMFEPGSQWQYCQTSINTAARVVEVVSGESFPEFLEKHLFGPLGMKDTTFYPDEKQASRIATSYKRTDAGELEKAGLMFLGNKPITSKERYPRANGGLFSTAEDYAKFARMILNGGELDGKRYLSETAVKQMTTVQSGDLKTGFTPGNGWGLGWCVVREPQGVTAAVSPGTFGHGGAYGTQAWIDPVKGRAYVMLVQRANFPNSDGSEVRKAFQDAAAGL, from the coding sequence ATGAAACCCTTTTCCCGGCTTGTCTTTGTCTCCGCGTTGTCCGGTTTTTCGGTCCTCCCGCTTGCCGCGCAAGATGCCAGGGCGAAGTCCGCCACGCTGGCGGTGGCAGCGATGGACAAAGCGATCGCGGACAAGGAGATCGCCGGGTCCGTGACCTTGGTTGCGGGCAAGGAGGGGGTGATCTTCTCCTCTACCAACGGGTTCTCCGATCTGGAGAAGAAGACCCCGATGGCGAAGGATGCGATGTTCTGGATCGCCTCCATGACGAAGCCCGTCACCGGCACGGCGGTGATGATGATGCAGGATGCCGGGAAGCTCTCCGTGGACGACCCGGTCTCGAAATACATTCCCGCCTTCAAGGATCTCAAGGACAAGGACGGCAAGCCGGTGACGGTTACGATCAAGCAGTGCCTGACCCACAGCTCCGGCCTCAGCGAGGTGTCCCCGGAGGAATCCGGCGATATCGCCAGCTTGGAAGCGCTCATGCCCTTGATCGTGGCGAAGCCCGTGATGTTCGAGCCCGGTAGCCAATGGCAATATTGCCAGACCAGCATCAACACCGCGGCGCGTGTGGTGGAGGTGGTGTCCGGCGAGTCCTTCCCGGAGTTCCTGGAGAAGCATCTCTTCGGCCCGCTGGGCATGAAGGACACGACCTTTTACCCCGATGAGAAGCAGGCCTCGCGGATCGCCACCTCTTACAAGCGGACGGATGCGGGCGAGTTGGAGAAGGCCGGGCTGATGTTCCTCGGCAACAAGCCGATCACCAGCAAGGAACGCTATCCGCGTGCAAACGGCGGGCTCTTCTCCACGGCGGAGGACTATGCTAAGTTCGCCCGCATGATCCTCAATGGCGGTGAGCTCGACGGAAAGCGCTACCTCTCCGAGACAGCGGTGAAGCAGATGACGACGGTCCAGAGCGGCGATTTGAAAACCGGCTTCACCCCGGGCAATGGCTGGGGTCTCGGTTGGTGCGTGGTGCGGGAGCCGCAGGGCGTCACCGCTGCCGTTTCCCCGGGCACCTTCGGTCATGGCGGAGCCTACGGCACGCAGGCGTGGATCGATCCGGTGAAGGGCCGCGCCTATGTGATGCTGGTGCAGCGCGCGAACTTCCCGAACTCCGATGGGTCCGAGGTTCGGAAGGCCTTCCAAGACGCCGCGGCCGGACTCTGA